One window from the genome of Nicotiana sylvestris chromosome 9, ASM39365v2, whole genome shotgun sequence encodes:
- the LOC138878082 gene encoding secreted RxLR effector protein 161-like has product MDKSKEIDTPIATTTNLDIYEPSSSIDQKLYMGMIGSLLYLTTSRPDIIFSVTLCAHFPANPKESHLIAVKRILRYLKGTTDLCLWYPKGSNFNLVGYVDADYAGFLVDRKNTPDY; this is encoded by the exons atggataaatcaaaggaaatagacacacccattgcaacaaCTACTAATTTAGACATATATGAACCTAGTTCATctattgatcagaagttgtatatgggtatgattggttcacttttgtatcttactactagcagacctgacattattTTCAGTGTAACGCTTTGTGCTCATTTTCCAGCAAATCCTAAGGAATCCCACTTGATTGCTGTCAAAAGGATattgagatatttgaaaggcactactgacctttgcctttggtaccctaaaggtagtaactttaatctagtaggatatgttgatgctgactatgcaggtttccttgtagATAGGAAAAACACCCCAG aTTACTGA